A genome region from Candidatus Binataceae bacterium includes the following:
- a CDS encoding pyridoxamine 5'-phosphate oxidase family protein — protein MSIIYSEQHRGLQGMFETSKLADRIEEIVVRPEIADDTKAFIESRDMFFLTSVDHRGYPTCSYKGGAPGFVRVADPQTIVFPSYNGNGMFLSIGNIVAHSKVGMLFIDFETPHRVRVHGVASVDKADPLLKEFVGAELLVRVTVTETFINCPRYIHKYERVQTSKYAPQTNCGTPPPPQWKRIDALQDVLPEREKDVAEKLGGTITFEEYGALVAKRDG, from the coding sequence ATGAGTATAATTTACAGCGAACAACACCGCGGCTTACAGGGGATGTTCGAGACCTCAAAGCTGGCTGATCGGATAGAGGAAATCGTCGTCCGGCCGGAGATCGCCGACGACACTAAAGCCTTTATCGAAAGCCGCGATATGTTTTTTCTCACCTCAGTCGATCACCGCGGTTATCCCACTTGCTCATACAAGGGTGGGGCTCCCGGCTTCGTCAGGGTAGCGGATCCGCAGACCATCGTTTTCCCCAGCTACAATGGCAACGGCATGTTCCTCTCCATTGGTAATATCGTCGCGCACAGCAAGGTCGGAATGTTATTCATCGATTTCGAGACGCCCCATCGGGTGCGGGTGCATGGCGTCGCGAGCGTCGACAAAGCCGATCCCCTGCTCAAGGAGTTCGTCGGCGCCGAGCTGCTGGTACGCGTTACGGTTACCGAGACTTTCATCAATTGTCCGCGCTACATTCACAAATACGAGCGCGTGCAAACTTCGAAATACGCCCCGCAAACAAATTGCGGAACGCCACCGCCGCCCCAATGGAAGCGGATCGACGCGCTCCAGGACGTCTTACCCGAACGCGAAAAGGACGTCGCGGAAAAACTCGGAGGAACCATCACCTTCGAAGAATACGGAGCGCTGGTGGCTAAACGCGACGGTTAG
- a CDS encoding potassium channel family protein, with protein sequence MLILLVGNIFILPLAQFATWGRLGARSLMSLIIISGVMATVRDRRIILIASALALASFGIGWEDLERPNLYLHLLNNLDSVLFISFLIVLLTRQTFRAGPITPRRVQGSVAVYLLLGFLWSVLYEIVELLQPGSFSIVARNGVADIRQLGYFSLTTLTTLGFGDILPLSPLARSLTVLEALVGQLFPVILIARLVAMEIEYQRSSPALKQRVVGAILD encoded by the coding sequence ATGCTGATCCTGCTCGTCGGCAATATATTCATCCTACCACTTGCCCAATTCGCCACCTGGGGCCGACTCGGCGCGCGCTCGTTAATGTCGCTAATCATCATCTCCGGGGTGATGGCGACCGTGCGTGATCGGCGCATCATCCTAATAGCCTCAGCTCTAGCCCTGGCTTCTTTCGGCATCGGATGGGAGGACTTGGAGCGGCCAAATCTCTATCTTCATCTGCTTAATAACCTGGATTCAGTATTGTTCATCAGCTTTTTGATCGTCCTCCTCACCCGGCAAACGTTTCGCGCCGGACCGATTACGCCCCGAAGAGTACAGGGGTCAGTTGCAGTTTACCTGCTGCTAGGGTTTTTGTGGTCGGTTTTGTATGAAATCGTAGAGCTCCTACAACCGGGGTCTTTCAGTATCGTTGCGCGAAACGGAGTGGCTGACATTCGACAGCTGGGCTACTTCAGTCTCACTACCCTTACGACCCTGGGTTTCGGGGACATTCTCCCGCTAAGTCCACTCGCTCGTTCGCTCACTGTCCTGGAAGCCCTGGTCGGTCAACTCTTTCCAGTGATCCTGATTGCCCGCCTGGTCGCGATGGAAATCGAGTATCAGCGATCGTCGCCCGCACTGAAGCAGCGTGTGGTCGGGGCAATTCTTGACTGA